From Agromyces sp. SYSU T00194, a single genomic window includes:
- a CDS encoding LLM class flavin-dependent oxidoreductase, producing MTPSQQTVAGMKLGLVLPNKGAGAGPELLDAAASATAEVGWNSLWVTDHLMVPRGEEEDEYGTMLEALTTIAWVGGRHPALTIGTSVVSPAMRDAPLLAKELATIDVLLGGRLVVGVGVSDSGDLQEYRNMGKEDRFRTRGAYVDETIRLWRHLWSGTREPFEGEFHTIDDFTFAPLPLAREQLPVWCGGRSRRALRRTAELCDGYHAAQTSPDDLRERMPQLEAAFALTGRPMPVVSTRARVYFDRPRGDVYAITGSPEEMAADLVAFREAGNDELIVVFDAHEPDALAAQIRRFADDVVARADAAMLDRAG from the coding sequence ATGACGCCCTCGCAACAGACCGTGGCCGGCATGAAGCTGGGGCTGGTCCTGCCCAACAAGGGGGCGGGAGCCGGGCCCGAACTCCTGGACGCCGCCGCATCGGCGACCGCCGAGGTCGGCTGGAACTCGCTCTGGGTGACGGATCACCTGATGGTGCCGCGCGGCGAGGAGGAGGACGAGTACGGCACGATGCTGGAGGCGCTGACCACCATCGCCTGGGTCGGCGGCCGCCACCCCGCACTCACCATCGGCACGTCCGTGGTGTCCCCCGCGATGCGCGACGCGCCCCTGCTCGCGAAGGAGCTCGCGACCATCGACGTGCTCCTCGGGGGCCGCCTGGTCGTGGGCGTCGGCGTGAGCGACAGCGGCGACCTCCAGGAGTACCGCAACATGGGCAAGGAGGATCGCTTCCGCACCCGAGGCGCCTACGTCGACGAGACGATCCGACTCTGGCGCCACCTCTGGTCGGGCACTCGGGAGCCGTTCGAGGGCGAGTTCCACACGATCGACGACTTCACCTTCGCCCCGCTCCCCCTCGCCCGCGAGCAGCTGCCGGTGTGGTGCGGGGGCCGCAGCCGGCGGGCGCTGCGACGCACCGCCGAGCTCTGCGACGGCTACCACGCGGCCCAGACGTCCCCGGACGACCTGCGGGAGCGGATGCCGCAGCTGGAGGCCGCGTTCGCCCTGACGGGCCGCCCGATGCCGGTCGTCTCGACCCGCGCACGCGTGTACTTCGACCGCCCCCGTGGCGACGTGTACGCGATCACCGGCTCCCCGGAGGAGATGGCCGCCGATCTCGTCGCGTTCCGGGAGGCGGGCAACGACGAGCTGATCGTGGTGTTCGACGCCCATGAGCCCGATGCGCTCGCCGCCCAGATCCGGCGCTTCGCCGACGACGTGGTGGCACGGGCCGATGCGGCGATGCTGGACCGGGCCGGATGA
- a CDS encoding Zn-ribbon domain-containing OB-fold protein — MSEPVLPNVTEANAPFWEGCAAGELRVQACDRCGLLRYPIAPWCPRCLAEECTWTPLSGDGEVLSTLVFHQRYHPAWADRLPYNVVLVQLDEGPRMLSNVTPLSETHVPVGSRVHVAFEEESGVAIPRFRIVGT, encoded by the coding sequence ATGAGCGAGCCGGTGCTGCCCAACGTCACTGAGGCGAACGCGCCCTTCTGGGAGGGCTGCGCCGCGGGCGAACTGCGGGTGCAGGCCTGCGACCGCTGCGGCCTGCTCCGCTACCCGATCGCGCCGTGGTGTCCGCGCTGCCTCGCCGAGGAGTGCACCTGGACCCCGCTCTCGGGCGACGGCGAGGTGCTGAGCACGCTCGTCTTCCACCAGCGGTACCACCCGGCGTGGGCAGACCGCCTCCCGTACAACGTCGTGCTGGTCCAGCTCGACGAGGGGCCCCGGATGCTCAGCAACGTCACGCCGCTCTCCGAGACCCACGTGCCGGTCGGCAGCCGCGTCCACGTCGCGTTCGAGGAGGAGTCCGGCGTCGCGATCCCGCGCTTCCGGATCGTCGGCACGTGA
- a CDS encoding UbiX family flavin prenyltransferase, with the protein MTRRIVVAITGATGAVFGIRMLERLAEFDVERHLIISKWGAKTIEHETGYSVAEVRALADVAHGHSEQSAVVSSGSFATEGMVVAPCSMKTLASIASGLADDLVGRAADVVLKERRTLVLMVREAPLSAIHLENMLKLARLGVCIMPPVPAFYNAPESVEDVVDHLVTRTLDQFGLHSEATVRWDGRLVRAGGRVVVEGRMPA; encoded by the coding sequence ATGACCCGCCGCATCGTCGTCGCGATCACCGGGGCCACGGGGGCCGTGTTCGGCATCCGCATGCTGGAACGGCTCGCGGAGTTCGACGTCGAGCGGCACCTCATCATCTCGAAGTGGGGCGCCAAGACCATCGAGCACGAGACCGGCTACTCGGTCGCGGAGGTCCGGGCACTGGCCGATGTCGCGCACGGCCACTCCGAGCAGAGCGCAGTCGTCTCCAGCGGGTCGTTCGCCACCGAGGGCATGGTCGTGGCGCCCTGCTCCATGAAGACCCTCGCGTCGATCGCCTCCGGGCTCGCGGACGACCTCGTGGGCCGCGCGGCCGACGTGGTGCTGAAGGAGCGGCGGACGCTCGTGCTCATGGTGCGCGAGGCGCCGCTCAGCGCGATCCACCTCGAGAACATGCTCAAGCTCGCCCGCCTCGGGGTGTGCATCATGCCGCCCGTGCCCGCCTTCTACAACGCCCCGGAGTCGGTCGAGGACGTGGTCGACCACCTCGTCACCCGCACCCTCGACCAGTTCGGCCTCCACTCGGAGGCCACCGTGCGCTGGGACGGGCGCCTCGTGCGCGCGGGCGGCCGGGTGGTCGTCGAGGGCCGGATGCCGGCCTGA
- a CDS encoding MFS transporter, whose product MTDDPADARGGATRRVLRLPAFRAFLAGAAASNVGTWFQDIAAAIVIFQATGSATLVAVLAVCAHGTTIAFAPLGGDLADRFDRRRLLVAANAAQGVAAAVLAALAFAGAATVPAILAVAFALGIGRAVNNPALQSLVPAIVERRDIAQATALVSMTYSLARVIGPVLGAAVVALAGAGPAFAVNATSFLLFAALLLGFVHVPRSAAAGRRGGILGGIRVVRRRPRIGRLLGAGVLVGIATDPAITLGPALADAFDAGTARAGWFVAAFGAGAVLVSPFVGRLRDALGPDRTSLVALVLVGAAFAGVAVVGATAAAAMGAVLVLFAVAGVGFLLGNSDVVAGIQDEVDDEVRGRVLALWSMAFVGSRPLGALLDGALADALGPTAAVGATGALVLVGVLVLTMLRRSAAS is encoded by the coding sequence GTGACGGACGACCCCGCGGACGCGCGGGGAGGTGCGACCCGCCGGGTGCTGCGGCTGCCCGCCTTCCGGGCGTTCCTGGCCGGTGCGGCGGCATCGAACGTCGGCACGTGGTTCCAGGACATCGCCGCCGCGATCGTCATCTTCCAGGCCACCGGATCGGCCACGCTCGTCGCCGTGCTCGCGGTGTGCGCGCACGGCACGACCATCGCGTTCGCACCGCTGGGCGGCGACCTCGCCGACCGGTTCGACCGCCGCCGCCTGCTGGTCGCCGCGAACGCCGCCCAGGGCGTCGCCGCCGCGGTACTGGCCGCGCTCGCGTTCGCCGGCGCGGCGACGGTGCCCGCGATCCTCGCGGTGGCGTTCGCACTCGGCATCGGGCGCGCCGTCAACAACCCGGCGCTGCAGTCGCTCGTGCCCGCGATCGTCGAGCGCCGCGACATCGCCCAGGCGACGGCGCTGGTCTCGATGACCTACAGCCTCGCGCGGGTGATCGGCCCCGTGCTCGGCGCTGCGGTCGTCGCGCTGGCCGGTGCGGGGCCGGCGTTCGCGGTGAACGCCACGTCCTTCCTGCTGTTCGCGGCGCTGCTGCTGGGGTTCGTGCACGTGCCGCGCAGCGCCGCGGCGGGACGCCGCGGCGGCATCCTCGGCGGCATCCGCGTGGTGCGCCGGCGGCCCAGGATCGGCCGGCTGCTCGGCGCCGGCGTGCTCGTGGGCATCGCGACGGACCCCGCGATCACCCTGGGTCCGGCGCTCGCCGACGCGTTCGACGCCGGCACCGCCCGCGCGGGCTGGTTCGTGGCGGCGTTCGGGGCGGGCGCGGTGCTGGTGTCGCCCTTCGTCGGGCGCCTCCGCGACGCACTCGGTCCCGACCGCACGTCGCTCGTCGCGCTCGTGCTCGTGGGTGCGGCCTTCGCGGGAGTGGCGGTCGTCGGGGCCACCGCCGCAGCGGCCATGGGGGCGGTCCTGGTGCTCTTCGCGGTCGCCGGCGTCGGGTTCCTGCTCGGCAACTCCGACGTCGTCGCGGGCATCCAGGACGAGGTGGACGATGAGGTGCGGGGCCGGGTGCTCGCGCTCTGGAGCATGGCGTTCGTGGGCTCGCGACCGCTGGGGGCGCTGCTCGACGGTGCGCTGGCCGACGCGCTGGGCCCGACCGCGGCGGTCGGGGCGACCGGGGCGCTCGTGCTGGTCGGGGTGCTCGTGCTGACGATGCTCCGGCGGTCGGCCGCCTCGTGA
- a CDS encoding MurR/RpiR family transcriptional regulator: MDESDVLTTVRRKYDELTHSQKRIAEAVVEDPEFVAFATVDKLADRLAVAPSTVVRFAYKIGFSGYPDLQERVRKVVRGQMRGAVGEGADQPTGVEHLAPGQATSLSHDLDNLRKTIAGLDADVLTAAVDAIVSARRVFLVGGYASGALAAYAALTLERVRDEVFLLENPGGPHMPLLFHAGPDDVLIAVGFAPYSTATVEAIELAKRRSLHVIGITDTPISPVGQRVDTVIASRVSGVAAQNSLVAPLAIVNVLLNDATARIEDAVPRYESIVGTLGGWGRFVLNDAGSGEDSAEQ, from the coding sequence ATGGACGAGTCCGACGTCCTCACGACGGTACGGCGGAAGTACGACGAGCTGACCCATTCGCAGAAGCGCATCGCGGAGGCCGTCGTCGAGGATCCCGAGTTCGTCGCCTTCGCGACGGTGGACAAGCTCGCCGACCGGCTCGCGGTCGCACCCTCCACGGTCGTGCGCTTCGCCTACAAGATCGGGTTCAGCGGCTACCCCGACCTGCAGGAGCGCGTCCGCAAGGTCGTGCGCGGGCAGATGCGCGGCGCCGTCGGCGAGGGGGCCGACCAGCCGACGGGCGTCGAGCACCTCGCACCCGGCCAGGCGACCTCGCTCAGCCACGACCTCGACAACCTGCGCAAGACCATCGCCGGGCTCGACGCCGACGTGCTCACGGCGGCGGTGGACGCCATCGTCTCCGCGCGCCGGGTGTTCCTGGTCGGCGGCTACGCCTCGGGCGCCCTGGCCGCCTACGCGGCGCTCACCCTCGAGCGCGTGCGCGACGAGGTCTTCCTGCTCGAGAATCCCGGCGGCCCGCACATGCCGCTGCTCTTCCATGCGGGCCCCGACGACGTCCTCATCGCGGTGGGGTTCGCGCCCTACAGCACGGCCACCGTCGAGGCGATCGAGCTCGCGAAACGTCGTTCGCTGCACGTGATCGGCATCACCGACACCCCGATCTCCCCGGTCGGCCAGCGGGTCGACACCGTGATCGCCTCCCGGGTGTCGGGCGTCGCCGCGCAGAACTCGCTGGTCGCGCCGCTGGCGATCGTGAACGTCCTGCTGAACGACGCGACCGCACGCATCGAGGACGCGGTGCCCCGGTACGAGTCCATCGTGGGGACCCTCGGGGGCTGGGGCAGGTTCGTGCTGAACGACGCGGGCAGCGGCGAGGACTCGGCCGAGCAGTAG
- a CDS encoding MmgE/PrpD family protein — translation MTPPSPERALADFAATPAALPPAVRARAEDLLIDALACAVAGRHAPGRDGFDAAVRSLTGAGDGLVVGDRRAAPAGAAMLDAWQATALTMCDVYRPRLCHVTPPVLGAVLAAAGDATPMREVVSAFAIGAEVTVRLCDALPAEAFDGRRWHAPGVVGPYGAAAAAGALLGLDPEAMTQAFGGAGLHSGGSFATLGSPGVKLTQARASAAGLTAAELARAGHGGGAHALTAPAGGLYAAFGSGTAAADPRDRLGEHWSLDRLALRRWPASSSLQSLIEAATGASDASAHPRLEVELPEQGHALCAEMGWDDSLSAMQSARWIAAVSWLDRSFWVEQTSSARRDDERVAALARTVEVRLDPDLPQGGVRLRSAGKVVAEIDVPLGAPQRPLRREDVRGKLDRAAGPDAAAGIVAAVTGDGDVGALAALLAG, via the coding sequence ATGACGCCTCCCTCACCCGAGCGTGCGCTCGCCGACTTCGCGGCGACGCCCGCCGCACTGCCGCCCGCCGTGCGCGCCAGGGCGGAGGACCTCCTGATCGACGCACTCGCCTGCGCCGTCGCAGGGCGGCACGCGCCCGGGCGCGACGGGTTCGACGCCGCCGTCCGCAGCCTGACGGGTGCGGGCGACGGCCTCGTGGTGGGCGACCGGCGGGCGGCGCCGGCGGGCGCGGCCATGCTCGACGCGTGGCAGGCGACGGCGCTCACGATGTGCGACGTCTACCGCCCGAGGCTCTGCCACGTCACGCCGCCCGTGCTCGGCGCCGTGCTCGCCGCCGCGGGGGACGCGACGCCGATGCGCGAGGTGGTCTCGGCATTCGCGATCGGTGCAGAGGTCACCGTGCGACTGTGCGACGCCCTGCCCGCGGAGGCCTTCGACGGCCGCCGATGGCACGCGCCCGGGGTCGTCGGTCCGTACGGCGCGGCCGCCGCGGCCGGGGCGCTCCTCGGGCTCGACCCCGAGGCCATGACCCAGGCGTTCGGCGGTGCGGGCCTGCACTCCGGCGGATCCTTCGCGACCCTCGGCAGCCCCGGGGTCAAGCTGACCCAGGCGCGCGCGTCGGCCGCCGGCCTGACCGCTGCCGAGCTCGCCCGTGCCGGCCACGGCGGCGGCGCGCACGCGCTCACCGCCCCGGCCGGCGGACTCTACGCGGCGTTCGGCTCGGGAACCGCCGCCGCCGATCCCCGCGACCGGCTCGGCGAGCACTGGTCGCTCGACCGCCTCGCACTGCGACGGTGGCCCGCGTCGAGCTCGCTGCAGTCGCTCATCGAGGCCGCGACCGGCGCGTCCGACGCGAGCGCGCACCCCCGCCTGGAGGTCGAGCTGCCGGAGCAGGGCCACGCCCTCTGCGCCGAGATGGGCTGGGACGACTCGCTGTCGGCGATGCAGTCGGCGAGGTGGATCGCCGCCGTGTCCTGGCTCGACCGGTCGTTCTGGGTCGAGCAGACCTCGTCGGCCCGACGCGACGACGAGCGGGTCGCCGCCCTCGCCCGCACCGTCGAGGTACGACTCGACCCCGACCTCCCCCAGGGCGGCGTGCGCCTGCGCTCGGCCGGGAAGGTCGTGGCGGAGATCGACGTCCCGCTGGGCGCCCCGCAACGTCCGCTCCGGCGCGAGGACGTGCGCGGCAAGCTCGACCGCGCCGCCGGCCCGGACGCCGCGGCGGGCATCGTCGCAGCGGTCACGGGCGACGGCGACGTCGGCGCGCTCGCGGCGCTGCTCGCCGGCTGA